In the genome of Mytilus edulis chromosome 3, xbMytEdul2.2, whole genome shotgun sequence, one region contains:
- the LOC139514317 gene encoding uncharacterized protein: MTRGVFTLLLVVCVTATITEGYGSYRHGGYVGHTGLYKNHLTSYKDLLTGYGNDHAADHIYHSGHFHKIVVGRLYRRFHQFGIDLIGNGLRYKNYYFARKCEPLKLYNAFSSCFNEYGRIRDCFPGLIKDGLIGNQHHYQRYGRSYGLGVKFVRRGIIYHKTVYHYHVRSLQFIWTMTSCYNSFHHASICVPKLQKQGLIGAPHPLTGYVGRSTGYHGFKIVHGRFSYHGHAYKLSCSTTRFYSVWNKCYNHYHSVGRCFGYLQQKHLFVSYSSTSIVGYHGYDQLGFKIVHGGFSYHGKAYTLKCSESRFYKVWDDCYGHYHKGSLCFDRLFKQGLFGYNIDSDYAHGNIDYLGYYNSHHGFPLVHGGFTYRDIAYKLSCNTDRFYRSWHDCYDSYHSVDVCFGRLYKSHLFVSLDHGDVHTVHTNYHGYKYLGFRVNHRRFTYHGKAYRLKCSTRRFYGLWDDCYNHYHSRSLCFNKIYKQHFFGYYHGASSIVHGGDYVDDFGYYKAHHGFSIVNGGFSYNGAAYKLSCSTTRFYKAWRSCYGTYHSVDVCYGRLLNDHLFVALATPNTTTITTEPPTTTATPTSTTTTAPHPKTYVNTKPVYVHKPAYVHKPVHVHKPAYVHKPVYVHKPAYVHKPVHVHKPVYVHKPAYVHKPVYVHKPVYVNTKPVYVHKPVYVHKPVYVHKPAYVHKPVYVHKPVYVHKPVYVHKPAYVNTKPVYVHKPAYVHKPVHVHKPVYVHKPAYVHKPVYVHKPVYVHKPAYVHKPVHVHKPVYVHKPAYVHKPVYVHKPVYVNTKPVYVHKPVYVHKPVYVHKPAYVHKPVYVHKPVYVHKPVYVHKPAYVNTKPVYVHKPAYVHKPVHVHKPVYVHKPAYVHKPVYVHKPVYVHKPAYVHKPVYVHKPVYVHKPVYVHKPVYTRPVYRRPVYRRPVYRRPVYRRPVYQRPVYRRPVYRRPVYIRP, translated from the exons ATGACTCGAGGAGTGTTCACTCTCTTATTGGTTGTCTGTGTGACAG CAACTATCACTGAAGGTTATGGCTCTTATCGTCATGGAGGCTATGTTGGACATACCGGTTTATACAAGAACCATCTTACTAGTTATAAGGATCTGTTAACTGGATATGGCAACGATCACGCTGCAGATCATATTTACCACTCCG GACATTTTCATAAAATAGTGGTTGGACGTCTCTATAGGCGCTTTCATCAATTCGGTATCGATTTGATAGGAAATGGCCTCCGATACAAAAACTACT ATTTTGCACGTAAATGTGAACCTCTGAAGTTATACAATGCATTCAGTTCATGTTTTAATGAATATGGAAGGATAAGAGATTGTTTCCCAGGTCTTATCAAGGATGGGCTGATTGGAAATCAACACCACTACCAGAGATATGGTCGTAGCTATGGACTCGGGGTTAAATTTGTGAGAAGAGGCATTATTTACCATAAAACCG TTTACCATTACCATGTAAGATCACTGCAGTTTATATGGACAATGACATCTTGTTATAATTCATTCCATCATGCAAGCATTTGTGTGCCAAAACTACAAAAGCAAGGTTTGATCGGAGCACCCCATCCTTTAACTGGTTATGTAGGACGTTCTACTGGTTACCATGGCTTTAAAATAGTACATGGTCGTTTCAGCTACCATGGACATG CGTACAAGTTGAGCTGCAGTACAACTCGTTTTTACAGTGTGTGGAATAAATGTTACAACCACTATCACAGTGTGGGTCGGTGCTTCGGCTATCTACAACAGAAACATCTGTTTGTTTCATATTCCTCCACCTCAATAG tAGGCTACCATGGATATGATCAACTTGGATTCAAAATTGTTCATGGAGGATTCTCATATCACGGAAaag ctTACACACTGAAATGTAGTGAGAGCAGATTTTATAAAGTATGGGATGATTGTTACGGACATTACCACAAAGGCAGTTTGTGCTTTGACAGACTATTTAAACAGGGTCTCTtcg GTTACAATATAGACAGTGACTATGCCCATGGTAATATCGATTACCTTGGTTATTACAACAGTCATCACGGATTTCCATTAGTTCATGGAGGATTCACTTACAGGGATATTG CTTACAAATTGAGCTGCAATACGGACCGTTTCTACAGATCATGGCACGATTGCTACGACTCATACCACAGTGTAGATGTATGTTTTGGACGATTGTACAAAAGCCATCTGTTTGTGTCTCTAG atCATGGAGATGTTCATACTGTTCACACCAATTACCATGGATACAAATATCTTGGATTTAGGGTAAATCATAGAAGATTTACATATCACGGAAAAG CATACAGACTGAAATGTAGTACAAGACGTTTTTATGGTTTGTGGGACGACTGTTATAACCATTACCACAGTAGAAGTCTGTGCTTCAACAAAATCTATAAACAACACTTCTTTG GCTACTACCATGGCGCATCTTCCATTGTGCATGGTGGTGACTACGTTGACGACTTTGGATATTATAAGGCTCATCACGGATTCAGTATTGTAAACGGAGGATTTTCCTACAACGGAGCAG CTTACAAGCTCAGTTGTAGCACAACACGTTTTTACAAAGCTTGGAGATCATGTTACGGCACTTATCATAGTGTAGATGTATGTTACGGACGATTGTTAAACGACCATCTTTTTGTTGCCCTAG caACTCCTAATACTACTACTATTACTACAG aaCCTCCTACTACTACAG caACTCCTACTTCTACTACTACTACAG cACCTCATCCAAAAACTTATGTCAACACCAAACcagtatatgtacacaaaccagCATATGTACACAAACCAGTACATGTACACAAACCAGCATATGTACACAAACcagtatatgtacacaaaccagcatatgtacacaaaccagtacatgtacacaaaccagtatatgtacacaaaccagcatatgtacacaaaccagtatatgtacacaaaccagtATATGTCAACACCAAACcagtatatgtacacaaaccagtatatgtacacaaaccagtatatgtacacaaaccagcatatgtacacaaaccagtatatgtacacaaaccagtatatgtacacaaaccagtatatgtacacaaaccagCATATGTCAACACCAAACcagtatatgtacacaaaccagcatatgtacacaaaccagtacatgtacacaaaccagtatatgtacacaaaccagcatatgtacacaaaccagtatatgtacacaaaccagtatatgtacacaaaccagcatatgtacacaaaccagtacatgtacacaaaccagtatatgtacacaaaccagcatatgtacacaaaccagtatatgtacacaaaccagtATATGTCAACACCAAACcagtatatgtacacaaaccagtatatgtacacaaaccagtatatgtacacaaaccagcatatgtacacaaaccagtatatgtacacaaaccagtatatgtacacaaaccagtatatgtacacaaaccagCATATGTCAACACCAAACcagtatatgtacacaaaccagcatatgtacacaaaccagtacatgtacacaaaccagtatatgtacacaaaccagcatatgtacacaaaccagtatatgtacacaaaccagtatatgtacacaaaccagcatatgtacacaaaccagtatatgtacacaaacccgtatatgtacacaaaccagtatatgtacacaaaccagtATATACACGACCAGTATATCGACGACCAGTTTATCGACGACCAGTATATCGACGACCAGTATATCGACGACCAGTATATCAACGACCAGTATATCGACGACCAGTATATCGACGACCAGTATATATACGACCATGA